Within the Enterococcus hirae ATCC 9790 genome, the region ATAAAAAACTCTCGAAACAAGATTATGTTTCGAGAGTTTTTTAGTTATTTGTTTTGCTAGGAGCTGTGCATGGATGCTTTAGCTGAAAATTACTTTCATCGTTTCTAATAATTGATCAAATGAGGTGATTTCGATATCACAGTTCAATGGACCATCAACTTTTCGCTCACGATGGTTAAACCAAAGCGCTTGCCAACCAGCTCTTTTAGCACCTAATACGTCATTGTCGTAGTTATCGCCTACATATAGAGTTTCTTCTGCAGTTAGATTGAAACGTTCTTCAGCAAGTTGAAAAATCTCTTTTTCTGGTTTCTGAAATCCTGTTGCTTGCGAAACGATCATATGCTGTGAAGGAATCCAGTTTGCTAATTGAAGTTGATTCAATTTTTTGGTTTGATGATCGGTGGGACCATTGGTAATGATTCCGAGCGGGATATTCATTTCAGTCAAGAAGTCCAATGTTTTCTTTACTTCCTCATGAAGACAGATATTATCTAATTCTTCTTCATAAACTTGTTGGAAATAAAGACCTTCTTCTTCAGTAATATGTGGATAATCTAAGTCTTTTAGTGATTGGCTGATTCGATGTGCACGCATATACTCCAAGGTCCATTTTCCTGCCATCACTTTAGGGAAATTTTCATCACTGTGATGACGGAACCGGAGATATAATGGTCCCATATCTATATCTGAAACAAGCGGCACTACTTTTTTTACCGCATTTCTAAATGGCTGTTGTTGATCGTACATCGTATCATCAACGTCAAAAACAACTGACTTAATCAAATTCTACACGCCTTTCGGTTTTCATCATTTTTTTCATAAATCCTCGACTATTGTATCAGAAAAATACCGGTTAAAACGTTGTTAAATAAAGGTTTTTATTACTATATTTCGCTTTTCTTGACAGAATAAGCTTTTTAAGTTTCAGTTTTTTTCACTAAAATAGTAAAATTGAATATCATTTGATTATCTGATGAATAAATTAATCCTCGATGAAACGAAATTCTGACTAATTTTAATAGAATAATCCTATTTTACTTGATAAAGAATGTTTTTTTTAATACAGAAAAACGAAAATGATTAAAATATAAAATAACACTTAATGATGACGATAAGGCGTTTTGTAGTGATTTTCATTTTATAACCATTGTAATATAAAAGGGTGCTTAATTAGCGGACAAAATAAGGGTTAGGTTCAATTAAAAGGACTGTTGTAATAGCAAACAAAATAAAGCAGACAGAAATAAAAAACATAATTTTTTCAAAGAAACCGTTTTTTTGTAGGATGAGTAATAAAATAATAGTACAACTTTAAAGCCTGTTTCAATGGCAGGTTATATTTGAATTAAATTTGAAAACTCTCATTTTTTAATTGCTAACTAAACGTAAAGCGTTGG harbors:
- a CDS encoding HAD family hydrolase — encoded protein: MIKSVVFDVDDTMYDQQQPFRNAVKKVVPLVSDIDMGPLYLRFRHHSDENFPKVMAGKWTLEYMRAHRISQSLKDLDYPHITEEEGLYFQQVYEEELDNICLHEEVKKTLDFLTEMNIPLGIITNGPTDHQTKKLNQLQLANWIPSQHMIVSQATGFQKPEKEIFQLAEERFNLTAEETLYVGDNYDNDVLGAKRAGWQALWFNHRERKVDGPLNCDIEITSFDQLLETMKVIFS